A segment of the Nomascus leucogenys isolate Asia chromosome 1a, Asia_NLE_v1, whole genome shotgun sequence genome:
GAATCCATCCTTTCCTACTGCTTTGAGAAACCAGCTGTGTCAATCCCTAGTCCCATTCACATAGGGGTTCATTCATAAGCTCCGTTACTAGGTCTATTTGTTTCTGTACCAGCACCACTCTGTCTTTATTACTTGGACTTTGTGCAGTGTGTCTTAATATCTGGGAGGGAAAATTCCTATctaccccacaaatatgtatatatacctttGCTTTTTATAGACATTTTTTGGTAActtctttattaatatataattgacATACCATAACACTCAAATATTTGAGACAcaactcaatttttgtttgtttgtttgttttgagatggagtctcaccctgtcgcccaggttggagtgcaatggtgcaatctcagctcatggcaacctctgcctcccaggttcaaatgattctcctgcctcagcctctgaatagctgggattacaggtgtgtgccaccacgcctggctaatttttgcatttttagtagagatggggttttaccatgttggtcatgctggtctcgaactcctgacctcgtgttccgcccacatcggcctcccaaagtgctgggattactggtgtgaaccactgcgcctggcaatatttttaatatatatattcacagaattttcacagaattgtgcaacaaATCACccaaatcaattttagaacattttcattaccccagaAAGAAACCTGTTACCCTTTAGTTATTATTCTCCATCCCTCCTGTTCTCCTCATCCCCGTTTTATGGATATATATActaccttttgttttgtttttgttttcttgttttttggtttgtttttttttttttttttttgaaatggaatctcactctgttgcccaggctggagtgcagtggcgcaatagtTGCAACctatcactgcaacctccgcctcccaagttcaagcaattctcctgcctcagcctcccaagtagctggggttacaggcatgcaccactacaccagctaatttttgtatttttagtagaggtggggtttcaccatgttggccaggctggtctcgaactcctgaactcaggggattctcccgccttggcctcccaaagtactgggattacaggcgtgagcctctgcgcccagcctacattttgtttatccatttatcagctGGTGTACATTTGGATTGCTTACATTTttcagctattgtaaataatgctgcacatgcatgtacaagtttttgtgtggacatgggTTTTGCTTTCTCTTGAGAGTAGAATTGCTTTGTCAAATGGCAACtctttaagtttttgaggaaataTCAGATTGTTTTCTAATGTGACTACCATTTTTCTTCctatcagcagtgtatgagggttccaatttctccacctgCCGGATAACCtttattattatgtctttttgattatagctatCTTAGTGGAGATGAAGCTGTATCTCtttatggttttgatttccatttcgtTGATGACtgatgatgttaagcatcttttcgcatgcccattggccatttgtatatcttttggagaaatgtctataaATCCTTTTGCCTATTAATTGGGTtgtccttttattgttttttttttttcggtttgttttttgagacggagtcttgctctgttccccagggtggagtacagtggtgtgatctcagctcactacaacctccacctcccatgttcaagtgattcttctgcctcagcctcccgggtagctgggaatacaggcacgtgccaccacaccctgctaattttttgtattttaagtagaggtggggtttcaccatgttagcaggatggtctcgatctcctgacctcatgatccacccgcctcggccttccaaagtgctgggatcacaggcttgagccagccactgtgcccagctgtccttttaaaattgttgaattgtaaagattatttgtattttctaacatTCAGTAGGTTGTCCTTTCAGTATCGTTGTGTCTTTTGAAAcatgaaagtttttaattttggagtctgatttatctatttttttcctttgttacttGTGCTTTCAGTATCTTTTCTAAGGAAACATTTTAtaactcaaggtcacaaagatttatgcctatattttcttctgagaacTTCATAgtttagatcttacatttagtcttttactcattttgagttgatttttgtatatggcgtgAAGTAAGagtaaaatttcattcttttgcatgtgggtaTTATGTTgccctagcaccatttgttgaaaacacttcTTTCACTGTTGAATTGTTttggcactcttgtcaaaaatcaactgaccataaatgtcaggtttatttctggattctcagtTCTATTCCTTAGATATATTTGTCTGTCCTTATGCCAATAGCATTCTGTCTTGATTATTGTTGCTttataagttttgaaattgggaagtgtgaatcctccaacttagtttttcttttcaagattgatttggctattctgggttccTTGAGGTTCTGTATGAATTctctgcattttgtttttcttgattatAAGTGGAGGagtcttttttcttagttttatttttttaattttctatagacctttatacttttatataaattttataatcactTTTGAGTTCCTCAAATTTCTGCTGAAATTTTGATGGGAATTAGCTTGAAATTTTCATTCTGGGAGAGTTGACATTCTCAATGCTATTAagtcattctttccattttttaatgttcttatttaaaatttttctgcatAAAGGTTTTCTGcattctattttatattaattcCTAGATAGTTGTTTTGGTTGTGGGTGcaatcttatttataattttttaaactatttttagttgtttaatGCTAGCTAACATTGAACTGTACCAACTTTACCTAAGTTCATGCATTTGCCAAAATTGCTGAGAAGTCTCATTTGTTTTAATACTTTCtagatttttttggttttctatcAGGGTGATTATATCATCTACCAAACATACTGTTTTGTCCCTGTATATCTATTAAGAaaaccatttgattttttttctttagttcattAATGTGAATTACTTTGGTTTAACATTAGAAGatttgtcatttttgtctttcagcttgattttgtattttgtgtttatatacactttacatgttgtttcttttttttaaggtttttaaggttttttcaTGCATGTTCAAAGTGAAGTGGACTTAGTTTTATTTATAGTTCTAAGTTTTGGGGTAAAGGTTATGATAGCCTCAGAAAGCAATTGTTGAGCAGCATTCATTTTCTGGAATAACTTCACTTAATGAAAGTATTTTAAGTGAAGATGGTCTTTGATTTCCCATTGAAGTTCTGACGGTTATTTGCATATTCTATCCTTTGTGCCAATTTTGTCCTTTTATATTACTCAAGAAATGcgtggccgaggcgggcagatcatgaggtcaggagatcgagaccacggtgaaaccccgtctctactaaaaatacaaaaaattagccaggtgtggtggcgggcgcctgtagtcccagctactcagagaggctgaggcaggagaatggcgtgaacctgggaggtggagcttgcagtgagctgagatcgcgccactgcactccaacctgggtgacagagcgagactctatctcaaaaaaaaaaaaaaaaaaaaaaaatgcgtgaATTTTGTCTAGGTTATTTATTGACACATGATATTCTTTCGTTTCTAGAAACTATGTCTGTAGCTCAAAGTCCTTTTTCCTTTAgtacattattttgtttattttgcttatctCTTTCTTGTGATCAGTCTTGTCTGAGTACCCTTTCCACAAAGCAGTAGTTATGAGTTTGAGTTACACAGTCATTCTGTTACGTATCAGTTCCGTTGATCAGATTTGTGACAGTAGGCAACTTATATAACTATTttatgcctctgttttctcaattGCAAAATGGGTGTAATAATAGTCCCTAAAGCAGAGGATTGTTGAAAGGATTAGCTAATGTGTGAAAAgtgtttagaatagtgcctgacacttTGTAAGTGTTCAGTTAATGCTATTTGCTATTAGTAGTAGTGGAAGCCTTTTCTTAAATCAGCTTTTAGTTCTCCAttgctttttgttctttgttttgttgatatctgctcttaattttctttttcttgttttctttttgtttactcTCTCCTTAAGTTGGACACTAATGTTTAAAGCTAGACTTTTGTAATGGATAATTATAACTCCTTTAGATGTGTCCTACACtgtcatttttctgatgattataTCTGACTTATTAAGAGTCATGCTTATATTCATGTGTTTCTTCTATGTCTTAAGCTTATTAGTATCAGTAGCATCCTCAACAAGTCAGGTACCCCAGCACATTTTTACCTCTTAAATAGTCCCTCTTTTGTCAATCCTTTTCATATTCATTCACCAAAGTTTTTGTTCTGGATTTTTAGGGATATACTTTGTTGTCTTCACCCTCCTTGCTCCCATTGCTCACTTGTACAAAAAACATTGTATTAACTATTCTCCTTTATTTCTCATATCTCAGATATCTCATAGAATTCCCTTgaggtttggggttttgttttgttttgttgttattgttgagacaggctctcactctgtagcccaggctggagtgtagtggctcaatcacagctcactgtagcctcgacctcccatgctcaagcagtcctcccactccaaccaccccagtagctgagattacaggcacacactaccatgcctggctaatttttgtattttttatagggatggagttttgccatgttgctcaggctggttttgaattcctgggctcaagcaatcctcctacctcggcctcccaaagtgttgggattacaggtgtgagccactgtgcctggccttccctTGGATTTATCTGCTTCCCTCCTTGCTGGAGTTTTTCAAAGAGAGACTTGCTTTGGTTAAGTCTTACAAGTTTTTGTGGGCCTGCagatctctgtctctttctttctttctttctttcttttttttttttttttgatagagacaatGTTTTCCTATGTTgcttaagtggtcctcccaccttggcctcccaaagtgctgggattacaggagtgagccaccacacccagcccagataCCTTTATCCTTatattaaaactgtatttttgttcTATATACAATTCTAGATTAAAAGTTTGATTTCATCTTTAGCTTAAAATTCTCCATTGTCTTTTGGCTTCCAGTGTTTATATTAGAAAGTCATATGTTCATCTGATCTTGTTCATTTGTAagtagtttgttgttttttggtacACTTTGAGGTGTTTCAATCTGAcgttttttccccctttaattCTGAGAAATTCTTAGATAgtcttatctttattttctcctgGAACTTCTGTAGTATGGATAGTGATATTTCTACTTCTTCTGTTTCTAtctattaaattttattgttttctgtctcttaatTCCCACAAAAAAAttccatatttgcaaattacTCAACCTGATCTTTTAGCTCACTGATGTGTTTTTCAACTGTTactgctcaagcaatccactgcgcccagccctacaTGAGTTTTATAAGAACAAGTTGGACTTGAAATTATCTAAGTTTAACAAGctatttcagtgatttttttttttttacagaataaaatgtttttcttcagtaACTTGCTCACACTATACTAAAACGtagatttatttgttttgtttatagtttttgtgaaatttttcagacttacagaaaaaGTATTCAATTAACTTTTGAAAGTAGGTCTGTGTTGCTGCCCTATACCAGGCCTCTTATTAGGAAAGTGATCATTTGCAAGTTGTTGTCATTAAATAAGCCCCAGTTATCTGGCTTTTGGGCAGTGGAAGAGGGGAATCATTCTGTCAACATTAAGGAAGTGAAGTTGTCATTAAACTAGACCCTGACACTgcagtttttctcctttctgcttctctcctttgGTGTTCATCCCCAGAAACTTCTTCACAGCATTATATATGTTCAGCCAGCCAGGTTTATTTCAAAAGTGGTTTATTATAGTGTATGAAAGTTTttctgctgggtgcggtggctcatgactgtaatcccagcagtttgggaggccaaggcaggcagatcacttgaggtcaggagttcgagactagcctggccaacatcatgaaaccccatctctactaaaaataaaaaaattagctgggcatggtggtgtgtgcctgtaatcccagctactggggaggctgaggcaagagaatcgcttgaacatgggaggcggaggttgcagcgagccaagatcgtgccactgcactccagcctgggcgatagagtgagacttcgtctcgaaaaacaacaacaaaagtttttCTGGCTAAGAGATAAATTATAGGACTATAGTCTATATACGTACCATTTACTTATTAAGCTTTTTAAAAGGCTATTGTGGCTCAGCAGTCAATGGTATATGAGGTAATTGGGGTTGACAAATAACCATAGACAGATATTAAACAGATAGCACTGATATTATACCTTGTACCTCATCACCTTTCTGTAGGTCATTTCCTCCTCTGGAACAGACCCTTTGAGTCCCTTCCCTTCCATCTTCTTCAACAGACACTTTATCCTCCTGACCAGGATAGTAAATTTGTAGCCAGAGTCTACAGTAAACATCACTAATTTATCACATCTTTTGCTGGCTAAGCCCTGTGTATGCCTTAGAATCATTCTCAGCACAACACTTCAGGAAGCCCTCAGTTAAAGTTAGCAGATGACACTTAGTTGTTATTTCTGTCCTATTTCTTGTTCCAACCAGAGTAAGCCATTAACTTATTCAGGCTGTATTTTGAAGCCTAAAAAGGAATAAAGGTAGAAAGCAATTAAAGCATTTCCTAATATCCAAGATGTTTTTCTGCCCTTGTCTCACCTTTTGAAGCCTTTTATGTTATACCTACCcttgtttctctcttcctgtgctttttcctgctgcttcttataaacacatttatattGAGCATTATAGGATATATTTGATTCTGTATTGAGTGAAAAGGGCATTTTTTCCCCCAGATATTCTCAACCATTTAGTCACTGTTGAGttgttttcttcccatttttggcATAATAATGTACTTTTTTCCCCCTATTCTtatacttagattttttttttttttttttggagaaaattgGATGCCACCAAACCTGTAAGGTGTTGGTTTTAAATGCCTTTTCTCTGGAACTAAGCAATGGCCTAATTTTGCTAAAAAGAGACAGGAATTTGAAAAAGGACAAGATAGAAGGAAATACTGATAGAACAAACAagtattactttatttttgtccCTAAGTTAAAGTGTGACAATGATATGGCCATCACTCACCATATGTTGTATGATGGGCCTTCACTACACCAACATTTGATATTCACAACCAGGTCCTTCAGTGTAGGTATTGGCCTTGTTTACttatgaagaaaatgagagtCAAAGAGATAGTTTGCCCAAGGACATACAGCTGGTAAACGGTAAGTGGTAGAGGTAGGATTTTGCCCCAGCTTCCTAACTTTAAACCTTGTACTCTTTCTCTTCCAAACATTTAGAAAAGTTTACCTTTAGTAGATTTTACCTTTTTTCCACAATAAACTTTATGTTATAGCCTTTTTAGTTTGGGCAGtaattacatacatacatacatgcatgcatacgtacatacatacacttTAATGTTCTATAGGTTATTTGGGCCACTGGCACTGTGACCAAAGTGATAGTCTTCTGAGCGTGTTCTGAATCTGTGAGGCAGTGTAGCCCAGTAACATAGTGTAGTGACAGCCTGGagtcaaatcctggctccaccactgcCTCATCTTGTGCAAATTTCCTTTCTCACAACAACTTACACAGTTGTTCTGAGAATTAAACCAAGTAATACACATAGAGCACTTGGCACAATGCCTGACAAATAGCTTCATAAATGCTATTATTATGTATTCACTTTATGCTAAATTCCTAGCTTCTCCATGAGGTTCTAAGAAGTTTTGCTGAGTTACATAGAAATTACAGACTACACTAAAGATATTTCATACCTTCAGGTTATTTGTAAAGAAATGGCAAATATTACCTTTatcatttttgacatttttgttaaatgagataataatcaCTGCTATTTGAAACCTGTCATATAGGATTTGAGTCTGTCTGCTGGTCAGGAATATTTGCCTCACCCCAGGATTTAAAGCACTTCTAGAAAGAAAccaaaggccaggcgcggtggcttactcctataatcccagcactttgggaggccgaggtgggtgaatcacctgaggttgggagttcgagaccaatctgatcaacatggagaaaccccgtctctactaaaaatacaaaattaactgggtgtggtggcgcctgcctgtaatcccagcgctccagaggctgaggcaggagaatcacttgaacctgggaggcagaggttgtggtgagctgagatcgcaccattgcactccagcctgggcaacaagagtgaaactccatctcaaaaaaaaagatgccaaaaaTCTGTTCGGAATCATACCTAAAATAATAGTAGTCATTAACCACCAATAAAATTTACCCATGTctgtgttttaactttttattgtatgAGTCTACattcagttattaaaatatttgctatctccttttctttttcagagcatGAATAATCTTTCATTTAGTGAGCTATGTTGCCTCTTCTGCTGTCCACCTTGTCCAGGGAAAATTGCTTCAAAATTAGCGTTTTTGCCACCTGATCCAACTTACACACTGATGTGTGATGAAAGCGGAAGCCGTTGGACTTTACATCTGTCTGAACGAGCAGACTGGCAGTATTCTTCTAGAGAAAAAGATGCTATTGAGTGTTTCATGACTAGAACCAGTAAAGGCAACAGAATTGCCTGTATGTTTGTACGTTGCTCACCCAATGCAAAATACACTTTACTCTTCTCACATGGAAATGCTGTTGATCTTGGTCAAATGAGCAGCTTTTACATAGGACTAGGATCACGGATTAATTGTAATATATTCTCATATGATTATTCTGGATATGGTGCCAGTTCCGGGAAACCCACGGAGAAGAACCTCTATGCAGACATTGAAGCTGCTTGGCTTGCTCTTAGGACAAGGTAAATTGtggttggaaattatttttcatactcGTGGTGGTTAGCTAAAAATATCTTgtgtaagaataaaataaaagctgttttTATTATACATAACTGCTATATAGAGGTTATATTTACTGTTACATACCTgtgaataattaatattttagacagcaattttaaatttcacataatagcaaaacaaagtttttaaagaCAGTTTCAGGTTTGTTTGTGTAcattaatacatgtatatatgtatgatttttttttttaacttaaatccTTAGCTGGAAGTCCATGGTacatacctatagtcctagttacttagGAGACAAAgtcaggggaatcacttgaggccaggagtttgaggctgcagtgagctatgatcgtgccactgcactccagcctgagtgacagcatcagacctcgtctcttaaaaaagttaaaaaaaaaaaaaatccagtgacaaatgtttagttttgtaagctTTCTTATTGGAGTGtgatataaaaaatgtttattcaaagcTACAACCtttcaaggaaatgagagaaaatactgaCATAGCTAATTATTCACTTGATCTTTCATTAACAGTATGAGGCTGGATTGCTTTCTATTGAAATCTTAAGCCaagatttacattattttatgtgaTTACTTCTTGGGAAGTACAACTTAAAGATACCTTATTGgaattatttttcaagtattcATTCTGTAAAACTGAGATTTTACTTTATATTCTGTATTCCTAAAATTGGGAGAGATGataacaagtttaaaaaaattttttaggctgggtgcagtggctcatgcctgtagtcctagcactttgggaggctgaggcaggggaatcacaaggtcaggagttcgagaccagcctggccaacatggtgaaaccccatctctactaaaaatacaaaaaaaaatgtctgggtgcagtggctcatgcctgtaatcccagcactttgggaggctgaggcaggtagatcacgaggtcaggtgttcgagaccagcctggccaagatggtgaaaccccgtctctactaaaaatacaaaaattagccgggcgcagtggcaggtgcctgtaatcccagctattcgggaagctgaggcaggagaatcgcttgaacctgggaggcagaggttgcagtgagccgagatcaagccactacactcaagcccaggtgacagagtaagactctgtttaaaaaaaaaaaaaaagttttaatgttatgataaattgtttaataaaattttcttactATGTCAGTTATTCTTTGATTATAGCAGCATACATTTTGGGGAACTAGAAATTGCATTAATCTTTTCTGGTCACCAAGATACCtaaacatttttcttgaaaaaaaaaatcacaatttggTAGACTTCAGTGTATTATTAGTCAGGTTAGTGTACAACAAACAGATACCTTAATATAGGCTATTCTTtatattatatgaaaataaaatatctgactTCCAGGATGTTTTAGACTGAAGCTATAGGATATAAAGAAAACTTACTGTTTctaatttaatgtttaaatattaaagatttcATTTAGTCAGGAAAAATTTCctcaattttaataataaagtagttaatattgttaaagatattaaaaatatctttaaagctatttttccctccaaaaaaatgtaataaagttaCGCTCTGATAGTGAAGTTCTACATAAAAGGGATTCTTAAAATcaattgaaattatataaaaacataaatatggggaataaggaaaaaaagatggCAAGTAGTAGGTAAAGAATTGATGGGGGATggtaaaataattgtttaattgataaattaaaaactgctttaaataaaaatcttttttacgTATATTGATATCAGTTCCAcaagccttaaaacagaaactgAGTGCCCACTTTTTAGAGTCAGCCAGTTGAATAACGTATAACAGCTATAAGAaagtattataatttaaaaaagctttattgagtGATAAAGTTCAcacttttaaagtttaacttcagTGGAATAATGAAGTTTTAAAGGGTGCTAAGTTAAAACTGATAGCCAGCCTTCATTATTAGTGCTTCCCAGTAACACAAAAGGGTCACTTTACTCAAACAAAACATGTTAGTATTCAGTTCAGTGTTCTGTGTCTATGTGAAAAAATCCCATTTTTTAAGTGGTCaactttactgtttttttcttttcatttttttttttttaatcttggcaTTTATGAATTTgaagaaaactttcaaaaatgattttcagccttgattaatttttttaacatatttgatAGCCAGTGTTAATGAGGAATGGGCAGATTTCATCAATAATCCCACATACTATTTTAGCacttatattttagaattttagaccTCTGTTTTCTTTCATGTTGAAACCAAAATATAGTTGGAGGAGTTTCATAAGTGTAGGTACTTTAGGAAATattacttctctgagcctgtgtttcctcatctgtttaaTGAAGAGCTTGAATTAAATGATCCCCAAGATCTTTTCCAGTTCTGGAATTCTGTCATCTAATGAAATGTGTGTAATTAGAAtacatgccttttattttatttgcctgATTAAAAGTTAGGACTTAAGTAaccaggagagagaaaataaataatgaacttaaataattattatttgaatGGTATCCTttttgggaaaattggatatccataatAACTCCAATTTCTGACCTTCTGATGGACCAAAAGAAACTCGGGGCCTGGCATTCACTATGCACCTTTCCCACAAAGTCCTTGAGTTCCTCATCTGTGTGCTTCAGAGGTAAAAAACACTGAACTGGGAGTCAGCATGCCTGGGTTCTA
Coding sequences within it:
- the ABHD17B gene encoding alpha/beta hydrolase domain-containing protein 17B — encoded protein: MNNLSFSELCCLFCCPPCPGKIASKLAFLPPDPTYTLMCDESGSRWTLHLSERADWQYSSREKDAIECFMTRTSKGNRIACMFVRCSPNAKYTLLFSHGNAVDLGQMSSFYIGLGSRINCNIFSYDYSGYGASSGKPTEKNLYADIEAAWLALRTRYGIRPENVIIYGQSIGTVPSVDLAARYESAAVILHSPLTSGMRVAFPDTKKTYCFDAFPNIDKISKITSPVLIIHGTEDEVIDFSHGLALFERCQRPVEPLWVEGAGHNDVELYGQYLERLKQFVSQELVNL